The Pyxidicoccus sp. MSG2 DNA segment AGCCCTTCGGCGGCGGGCGCGTGGCCTGGAAGTAGTGGGCGAGGCGCACCTGCTCGCCGGGCGCGGCGTTCTCCGGCGTCACCTTCGAGCCCAGGTACACCACCGTGCCTCCGGCGAACGTCGCGCCGCTGCGGAAGGTGAGGTCCGACGGCGCGGTGTCCAGCGCACGCGCCTGGGTGGGCGCGGGCAGGCGCTGCGCGCGCTGGGGCGGACCGGCCTGCTCGTCGCGGCAGGCGGCGAGGCACGTGAGCGTCAGGAGCGGGACGAGGACTGTGGGCGAGAAGCGCATCGGGGCCAGGCATCCTAGCGGGCTTCACGGAGGTTGGGGCGGACCGCCGCGGGGCCAGGACGGAACAGCCCGGGCATTGCGTCCCATCAGCCCCGGACGCGGGTGCCTCCGGGCAGGTTGGACGGGCGGACGCGGCGCGCGCTACGACAGGTGCATGCGCCCCTTCCTGACGGCCACGTGGCGGTATCTCGTCATGCTCAACTACGAGGTGGACCCGGAGATGCTCCGGCCTCTCGTGCCTCATGGGACGGAGCTGGACACGTGGCAGGGCAAGGCCTTCGCCAGCATGGTGGGCTTCCGCTTCCTGGACACGCGCGTGCGCGGCCTGGCCGTGCCGTTCCACCAGAACTTCGACGAGGTCAACCTGCGCTACTACGTGCGCCACCGGGGCCCCGAGGGCTGGCGGCGCGGCGTGGCGTTCGTGAAGGAAATCGTCCCACGGCTCGCCATCGCCACGGTGGCACGCGTCCTCTACAACGAGCCGTACGTCGCGCTGCCCATGCGCCACACGGTGGAGATGCGGGACGCGGAGCAGGGCACGCCGGGCCGGCTGGAATACGCATGGAAGGCCGGTGGACGCTGGCAACACCTGTCGGCGCGGACGCGCGGCGCGCCCCAGGCCAGCGCGCCGGGCTCGGAGGAGGAGTTCATCACCGAGCACTACTGGGGCTACACGCCACAGCGGGACGGCGGCTGCGCCGAGTACCGCGTGGAGCACCCGCGCTGGTCCGTGTGGCAGGCGGACGGAACGGAGCTGGATTGCGACGTCCGCGGGCTGTACGGCGCGCGTTTCGAGCCGTTCCTGCGCGGGAAGCCGAGCTCGGCCTTCGTGGCGGATGGCTCGGAGGTATCCGTGTACCCGGGCACGCGGCTGCCGGCCGGAGCTCCGGGTGCGGTGGCCACCGGTGTCGACCACGCGGCGTGAGCCCTGCCTTCCCGGGTGACTCGGGCTGACGGCCATCCCGGGGCATGGACGGCCTTCGCCGGGCGTGGACGCCCCCGTCGGGCAACCGCGCGGAACCCGAGGGCCTCACGCCGGCCCGGCCGTTGCTCCAACGCCGGGCCATGCGCTTCGAATTCGAGCACCTGGGCACCACCACGCCGTTCGAGCTGTCCGAGGGACAGCACCTGCTGGGCGGCGGCTCCGAGGACCACATCCGGCTGGACGGACTGCCCCCGAGGCTGCTGACCCTGCGCATCGAAGCGCAGCGGCTCATGGTGGAGGCGGCGCGCACGTTCTCCGTGAATGGCGTCCTCGCCCCTCCCGGCGTTTCCCGGCTGGTGATGCCCGGAGAGGTGCTCGGCCTGCCGGAGGAGATGTGCCTGCGGGTTCTCCGGGAGAATGTGGCGGAGCGCGGCGTGGGCACCGTGGCCGTGCTCAAGGGCCTGCTCACCGGCGCGGAGGAACCGGGCCCTTCCCGCGCGGCCACCCTCACCTGCCTCACGGGCCTGGACGTGGGCCGCACGCATGCGCTCGCGGAGGCGCGCACGGAGCTGGGCCGGGGCAGCGAAGTGACGCTCCGCCTGCGCGACCGCGCCGTGTCCCGGACCCATGCGCGCATTCTTCACGGAGAGGTGGGCTTCACGCTGGAGGACCTGGACAGCCCCAACGGGGTCTTCATCAACGGCCAGCGCGTCCAGGGACGCGCCCCGCTGGCGGATGGAGACGTCATCGAGCTGGGTCGTTCGCTGCTGCGCTTCCAGGCGCCCGTGGAGGAGCCGCCGCCTCCACCGGCTCCACCGCCAGAGGCCGTCCCGGCCCCCGTGGAGCAGGCGCCTGGAGAAGCCCCGGCTCCAGCCACTGCAACGACTCCCGAGGTGCAAGCGCCCCCGGGTACGGATGGGGTTGCAGCAAGTCCACCGCCGAGGAAGGCCCGAGGCGAGTGGTGGCTCATCGGGCTCGGCGCCCTCGCGGCACTCGCCGGGCTCGTCGTCACCTACGCGCTGGCGGGCAGTGGCTGAGGAGCCGCGACACTCGCACGGCGCGCATCGTCACCTTCACGCCAACCCGAAGCGAGGAAGCGCTCACGTCGGCGCCAGGCCGGCGCGCTCCACGAGAATCCGGGCGAGCCGCTGGTGGTGCTGGAAGAAGCTGGTGAAGTGGACGAAGCCCCACTGGCCACGGATGGCGTAGACCGTCACCGGGCCGGGCAACACGTCCAGCTTGCGGATGTCCGAGAACGAGAAATGCCGGGTGCGAACCATGCCCCGGTAGGTGATGCCCCCCGAGTCCACGACGATGCGTGTGCGCGCGTAGTAGGTGAGCGAGACACCGAAGAAGAGGACGAAGAACCCCGCTGAGAGGAAGGTCTTCAGCGGTACCTCGTCGAAACGGAACAGGTACAGCAGCACCCCCACCCAGAGTAGCCCCGCCACGGCCATCGAGGCCGCCAGCACCCTGCGGGGTCTGAAGACCTGCCCTCGGTCCACATCCGCGTCGCGCCCGGTCATACCTCCAAATTAATGCTTGGAGCTGACACGGTCCACCTGCCCCCCTGCTCCCCTGGCGGGCGGTCAACGCAGCTTCGCGGCCTTCTGTCGGGATTCCTCCTGGAGCTGCGACCGCACGTCGGTTGCGGACGAGGCCGCATAACGCTCATAGAGGCCCCGCGCCTCCGCGTTGCGCCCCAGCGCCCGGTACGACTCGGCCAGCCCGTACAGCGGCGAGGCCGCGCCGGGCTCCAATTCCAACGCGTACTGGTAGTCCGCCGCCGCCTCCGCATAGCGCCGCAGACCGATGTTCGCGCTGCCGCGCGCGGTGTAGGCGACCGCCAGCATCGGCTCCAGTTGGATGGCCTGCGTGAGGCTGGTCAGCGCGCCGCCGTAGTCGCGAGTGCCGATGCGCTGCACGCCCTGCTCGTACGCGCGGCGGGCCTGCGCTCGCGTCGTGTCCGACACCGGCCCGGAGCCCGGGGGCTGACCGGCCGCCTGGGGTGAAGCCCCCGCTTGCGCCATCTTCGCCCGCGCCCGGACCACGTTGTCCTGCGCGCTCTGGCGGATGGCGGCGTCCTGGGTGAGCTTCGCCGCGCGCTCCCACTTCTCCACCGCCTGCCCGTAGTAGCCGAGCACCGCCATCGCATTGCCCAGCTTGAAGAGGGCCTCCACATGGCCGGCGTCCGCGTGCGTCGCGTCCACGAAGGCGAAGGCCGCCTCGCGGTAGCGGCGCTCCTTCATCAGCGCATCCCCGTCCCGGATGCGCGCGGCCGCGAGCGCCGGGTTCGGCGTGCGCTCCGGCGCGACCACCGGGGCGGCAGCACTGGCGGGCCGGGACTCCGGGAACGGCGCCGGCATCTCCACCGCTGGAGTCGCGGCAGCGGACTGCGTGGAGGTGGAGGCAGCGGCCGGTACCGCCGCGGCGGCGGGCACCGGCTCCGCGCCCATGGCCGCGAGGTACTCACGGGCCTTGCGCACCCAGACCTGCTCGCCCGGGCGCTTCTCCCGCGCGATGTACGCCTGGTACGCGGCAACCGCCTTGTCCTTCTGGCCGAGCTGCCGGTAGCTCTCGCCGAGCCCGTAGTAGCCGTCCGCGTCGTTCGGCTCGAGCTGCGTGTAGCGCTCGTACGCCTGGGCCGCGGTGGCGGCGTCGCCCGCCTTGCGCGCGGCATAGCCCAGGTTGAAGAACGCCATCTTGAGGCCGGGGTCCGCCTGCGTGGCCTCGCGGAAGCGGGCGATGGCGTCGGCCACCTGGCCCTTGCGGAAGAGCACGCTGCCCAGCCCGTTGAGCGCCGCGGCGTACCCGGGCGTGGCGGCCAGGGCCTCGCGGTAGGCCGCGCTCGCCTCGTCCATCCTGCCGGCCGACAGCGCCGCCTCACCGCGCTCGAACGCGGCGCGCGCCGGAGCGGAGGGCTCCGCGGCGCCCAGCAGCAACGTCGCGGACATGGCGATGACGAACCTGCGAACGACAACCATGACGGCCCCCTGGGGTGACGACCCGGATGCCGTAGCAGAAACCCCGGGCCCGTGTCAGCCCACCTCAGTCAGGAGACGGGCCCGTGCCAGCCCACCTCGGGCGGGGCCCGCCAGGACCCCGCCCCGAGGTCAGCTCCGGAACGGGTTCTGGAGGAGCACCGTCTCGCCGCGGTCGGCGCCCACGGAGACGCACACCACGGGGACGCCGCTGACCTCTTCCACCCGGCGCACGTAGCGCTTGGCGTTCTCCGGCAGCTCATCAAAGGTCCGCACGCCGGCAATCTTCTCGTCCCAGCCCGGCAGCGACTCGTAGATGGGCTTGACGCGGGCGAGGTCCTCGTAGTCGCCGGGCAGCTCGGTGATCTTCTGGCCGTCCAGCTCGTACGCGGTGCAGATGCTCAGCGTCTTGAGGCCACTGAGCACGTCCAGCTTGGTGAGGGCCATGCCCCACAGGCCGTTGACGCGCGCGGCGTACCGGAGCACCACGCCGTCCAGCCAGCCGCAGCGGCGGGGGCGGCCGGTGGTGGCGCCGTACTCGTCACCCACCTTGCGCAGCTGCTCACCCAGCGCGTCGTTCAGCTCGGTGGGGAAAGGGCCACCGCCCACGCGGGTGGTGTACGCCTTGCTGATGCCCATCACCTTGTCGATGGCCGTGGGCCCCAGGCCCGAGCCCACCGCGGCGTTGCCCGCCACGCAGTTGGACGAGGTGACGAAGGGATAGGTGCCGTGGTCCACGTCCAGCAGCGTGCCCTGCGCGCCCTCGAAGAGGATGCGCGCGCCGCGGCGCACCTGCTCGGAGAGGAAGAGCGAGGCGTCGTGCACGTAGGGCTTGAGCCGCTCGCCCAGGGCGGAGAACTCGGCCAGCACCTGCGGCACCTCGAGCTGCGGCACCGGGTCTCCGGCCTTCGCGCACAGCTCCCTCAGCTCTTCCAGTGCCTGCGGGAGACGCTCTTCAATCCGCTTGCGCAGCCGCTCCGCGTTGAGCAAATCACGCACGCGGATGCCGCGGCGGGCGACCTTGTCCTCGTAGGACGGACCGATGCCCCGGCCCGTGGTGCCGATGGCGCTGCCGCCGCGCGCCTTCTCGCGGAAGCTGTCCAGCAGCTTGTGCCACGGGAAGATGACGTGGGCATTGTCGGAGATGATGAGCTGCGAGTCCTCCTTGAGGAAGCCGCGCGCCTTGAGCGCGTCGATTTCCCCGACAAGGACCGCGGGGTCCACCACCACTCCGTTGCCAATGACACACGTCTTGCCCGGATGGAGGATGCCCGAGGGAATCAGGTGCAGCACCGTCTTCTGCCCACCCACCACGAGCGTATGGCCCGCGTTGTTGCCGCCCTGGAAACGGACGACCAACTGGGCATGCTCGGTAAGCAGGTCGACGACCTTGCCCTTACCCTCATCTCCCCACTGCGCTCCGATGACGACGACGTTCGGCATGGTGCCCGCCGCTTAGCACGCGCCGGGGGCCGGGTGACAGTGTTCCGAGAAGCCACAATGCAGGGCCTGGCAGGCCGCCCTCTCCCGCCCGGGCCAGTCGCCCCGGACCTCCCCCCGGGCCAGCGCCTGGACGGCCCCCGCCAGCCGCCTGGTGGCCGCCTCCAGCCCCTTCGCTCCGGACAGCCACTCCGGCTCCGGGCGCGGCTCCCCCAGGAAGACCACCCCCACCCGCACCGGCACCCCTTCACGCACCATCCGCCGGGCGACGAGGTCCAGCGCCGCCAGCTCATGCGTGTAGGCCGCCGCGCCCACCGGGTGTCGCCCGCCGGACTTGAGGGACAGCACCACCGCCTCGCCCTCGGGTGACTCCCAGAGGATGTCCAACTCACCCTCCAGGGCAGCCCCGCCCTCCAGCGCGAGGTGGAAGGGCAGGCTCCGGTGGACGGACTGCGCGGGTGACGCCGCCATGCGCCGGGCCAGGTCCGTGCCGAGGAAGCGCTCCACCGCGCCCAGCACACCCTCCATGCCCTCGTCGTGCGGGAGCGCGCCCGCATCCCGCAGCAGTGCTTCCAGGTGGGCACGCCGCTCGGCGGGCTCCGCGTCCGGTGCCGCGGCGAGCCGCAGGTCCACGCTTCGCAGCAGGCGCAGCGTCAGCCCCTCCGGGCTCTCGGCGGGCAGCCACCCGTCGGGCTCCACCAGCGGCGGAGCGCCCCGGGGAGCGACCTCCCAGGGCCAGGTCGCGCCGCGAAGGCCCAGCCGGTGCAGGTAGTGGAAGCGCCGGGGACAGGCGAGGAAGTCCTGCACCGCGCCCACGGAGGCCACCGCCGTGCTCGAGGACTCGCCGTCCTCCGCGAGCCCACCGCGCACCCGCAGCAGCGCGGCCTCCACGCGGGCCCCGGCGCGCGCCATCTCCTCCGGGCCCGGCGGCTCGGGGTCCGCGGGCGGCGGGAGCGAGTCGACGTTCAAATCGTCCACCAACCCGCGCAGCTCCGCATCGACGTCCAGGCGCGCGTCGATGAGATGCCACCACGAGTCCTTGCCTCCGCGCGGCTCCGCACCGCCCGACAGCACCAGCATGTCCCGGGCGCGGGTGAGGGCCACGTAGAGGAGGCGGCGGTACTCGGCGTCCTCGCGCGCCTTCAGCTCCGCCCGCACCGCGTCGAAGCGCGTGGAGGTGTAGTCGTCCAGCGAGTCCGGCACCCACGGGCGCAGGGAGATGCCGTGCGAGCGCTCGAAGTGCGCGCGGGCGCTGGTGGTGCGCCGCCGGCCGCCGAGCGCTGGCACCACGACGATGGGCCACTCCAGGCCCTTGGCGCGGTGGATGGTGAGCAGCTGCACCGCGCGCGGGTCTCCCGCGTCCAGCAGGTCCGCCTGGGCCTCGGTGGGGTCGTTCTCCGCCAGCATGCGCAGCTCGCGCGCGAAGGCCACGCACCCACCCGTGCCGCGCTCGTCCCGCCGCGACGCCAGCGCCAGCAGCTTCTCCACGTTGGCGCTCGCCTGCTCCGCGTAGGGCGAGCCTGCCAGCGCCTCGCGGTAGCCCGTCACGTCCAGCGCGGACAGCAGCAGCTCCC contains these protein-coding regions:
- a CDS encoding YqjF family protein; translated protein: MRPFLTATWRYLVMLNYEVDPEMLRPLVPHGTELDTWQGKAFASMVGFRFLDTRVRGLAVPFHQNFDEVNLRYYVRHRGPEGWRRGVAFVKEIVPRLAIATVARVLYNEPYVALPMRHTVEMRDAEQGTPGRLEYAWKAGGRWQHLSARTRGAPQASAPGSEEEFITEHYWGYTPQRDGGCAEYRVEHPRWSVWQADGTELDCDVRGLYGARFEPFLRGKPSSAFVADGSEVSVYPGTRLPAGAPGAVATGVDHAA
- a CDS encoding FHA domain-containing protein — translated: MRFEFEHLGTTTPFELSEGQHLLGGGSEDHIRLDGLPPRLLTLRIEAQRLMVEAARTFSVNGVLAPPGVSRLVMPGEVLGLPEEMCLRVLRENVAERGVGTVAVLKGLLTGAEEPGPSRAATLTCLTGLDVGRTHALAEARTELGRGSEVTLRLRDRAVSRTHARILHGEVGFTLEDLDSPNGVFINGQRVQGRAPLADGDVIELGRSLLRFQAPVEEPPPPPAPPPEAVPAPVEQAPGEAPAPATATTPEVQAPPGTDGVAASPPPRKARGEWWLIGLGALAALAGLVVTYALAGSG
- a CDS encoding PH domain-containing protein, giving the protein MTGRDADVDRGQVFRPRRVLAASMAVAGLLWVGVLLYLFRFDEVPLKTFLSAGFFVLFFGVSLTYYARTRIVVDSGGITYRGMVRTRHFSFSDIRKLDVLPGPVTVYAIRGQWGFVHFTSFFQHHQRLARILVERAGLAPT
- a CDS encoding tetratricopeptide repeat protein, whose protein sequence is MVVVRRFVIAMSATLLLGAAEPSAPARAAFERGEAALSAGRMDEASAAYREALAATPGYAAALNGLGSVLFRKGQVADAIARFREATQADPGLKMAFFNLGYAARKAGDAATAAQAYERYTQLEPNDADGYYGLGESYRQLGQKDKAVAAYQAYIAREKRPGEQVWVRKAREYLAAMGAEPVPAAAAVPAAASTSTQSAAATPAVEMPAPFPESRPASAAAPVVAPERTPNPALAAARIRDGDALMKERRYREAAFAFVDATHADAGHVEALFKLGNAMAVLGYYGQAVEKWERAAKLTQDAAIRQSAQDNVVRARAKMAQAGASPQAAGQPPGSGPVSDTTRAQARRAYEQGVQRIGTRDYGGALTSLTQAIQLEPMLAVAYTARGSANIGLRRYAEAAADYQYALELEPGAASPLYGLAESYRALGRNAEARGLYERYAASSATDVRSQLQEESRQKAAKLR
- a CDS encoding adenylosuccinate synthase is translated as MPNVVVIGAQWGDEGKGKVVDLLTEHAQLVVRFQGGNNAGHTLVVGGQKTVLHLIPSGILHPGKTCVIGNGVVVDPAVLVGEIDALKARGFLKEDSQLIISDNAHVIFPWHKLLDSFREKARGGSAIGTTGRGIGPSYEDKVARRGIRVRDLLNAERLRKRIEERLPQALEELRELCAKAGDPVPQLEVPQVLAEFSALGERLKPYVHDASLFLSEQVRRGARILFEGAQGTLLDVDHGTYPFVTSSNCVAGNAAVGSGLGPTAIDKVMGISKAYTTRVGGGPFPTELNDALGEQLRKVGDEYGATTGRPRRCGWLDGVVLRYAARVNGLWGMALTKLDVLSGLKTLSICTAYELDGQKITELPGDYEDLARVKPIYESLPGWDEKIAGVRTFDELPENAKRYVRRVEEVSGVPVVCVSVGADRGETVLLQNPFRS